The Chloroflexus aggregans DSM 9485 genome segment TCGGGGACGATCGGAATGCCACGCTCGCCGAGGATGGCATCAGCTTCGGGTGTCGTCGGACCGTTAGCCCCTTCCACGATCAGTTTAGCCCGGATGCGGTCGGCATTAGCGCCGGTGAGTTGGTTTTCGAGTGCTGCCGGAATGAGCACATCACAGGCGAGTTCGAGCAACTCATTGCCGCCGATTGGTTCCACACCGGGCGCACGATACCCTTCGAGCAAGTGGTACGGATGGCGGTCGGCGTACTGGCGCATTGCCGGAATATCGAGGCCGTGAGCGCAGTAATAACCACCGGAGGCATCGGACACACCGATCACCTTACAGCCGAGCTGATGGAGTAAGTACGCAGCCGTGCCGCCGACGTTCCCAAAGCCTTGCACGACAATCCGCAGATCGGACAGCGGCCACCCCAGCTTACGAGCCATCTCGCGCACCATCAGCATCACACCGCGTCCGGTCGCTTCGACCCGTCCGAGCGAACCGCCGACATTCACCGGCTTGCCGGTGATCACTGCCGGCACGGTATAGCCACGGTGCATCGAGATGGTATCCATGATCCAGGCCATCGTTTGCGCATTTGTACCGACATCGGGCGCCGGAATATCCTTTTCGGGGCCGAGCAAGATACTAATCTCCGTCGCAAAGCGACGGGTTAAACGTTCCAATTCGCCGAGCGAGAGTTGTTTGGGGTCGACAATCACGCCACCCTTTGCACCACCATACGGAATATTGACCAGCGCGCATTTCCATGTCATCCACATTGCCAGTGCGCGCACTTCATCAATATCGACGCTCGGATGGTAGCGGATCCCCCCCTTGACCGGTCCACGGCTCAGGTTGTGCTGGACACGATAGCCGGTGAAAACACGAGTCGAACCATCGTCCATCTGAACGGGGAAGTTTACCGTCAGCTCACGCTGCGGTACGCGCAGAATAGCCCGAATATCATCGGGCAGGTGCAACATTTCGGCCGCCTGATCGAACTGTCGTTGAGCGACGTGAAACGGATTAATCTGGTGAGACGTCATTGTCTTTTTC includes the following:
- a CDS encoding Glu/Leu/Phe/Val family dehydrogenase, whose translation is MTSHQINPFHVAQRQFDQAAEMLHLPDDIRAILRVPQRELTVNFPVQMDDGSTRVFTGYRVQHNLSRGPVKGGIRYHPSVDIDEVRALAMWMTWKCALVNIPYGGAKGGVIVDPKQLSLGELERLTRRFATEISILLGPEKDIPAPDVGTNAQTMAWIMDTISMHRGYTVPAVITGKPVNVGGSLGRVEATGRGVMLMVREMARKLGWPLSDLRIVVQGFGNVGGTAAYLLHQLGCKVIGVSDASGGYYCAHGLDIPAMRQYADRHPYHLLEGYRAPGVEPIGGNELLELACDVLIPAALENQLTGANADRIRAKLIVEGANGPTTPEADAILGERGIPIVPDILANAGGVIVSYFEWVQGLQEFFWDEQDINEKLERIIVGAFQQVNAMAEQHHIPLRLAAYLLAVQRVADANTTRGVYP